The Paraburkholderia agricolaris genome includes the window GCACCATCTGTCTGGGTTCGTCGGACGGCTTGCGCCGGGGCCTGATGGTGAAAAACACCGGTCACCCGATTTCCGTGCCAGTCGGGAAGGCGACCCTCGGCCGCATCATGGATGTACTGGGGCGTCCGATCGATGAAGCAGGGCCGATCGATAGCGAGCACACGCGTTCGATTCACCAGAAGGCGCCGGCATTCGAGGAGTTGTCGCCGTCGACCGAACTGCTCGAAACCGGGATCAAGGTTATCGACCTGATCTGCCCGTTCGCGAAGGGCGGTAAGGTTGGCCTGTTCGGTGGCGCCGGTGTGGGCAAGACCGTGAACATGATGGAACTGATCAACAACATCGCTAAAGAACACGGTGGTTACTCTGTGTTCGCCGGTGTTGGCGAGCGTACCCGTGAGGGGAACGACTTCTATCACGAGATGAAGGACTCGAACGTTCTCGACAAGGTGACGCTCGTGTACGGCCAGATGAACGAGCCACCGGGCAACCGCCTGCGGGTCGCGCTGACCGGTCTGACGATCGCTGAATACTTTCGTGACGAAGGTCTGGACGTGCTGTTCTTCGTCGACAACATCTACCGTTTCACGCTGGCCGGTACCGAAGTGTCGGCACTGCTCGGCCGTATGCCGTCGGCAGTGGGCTATCAGCCTACGCTGGCTGAAGAAATGGGTAAGCTGCAAGAGCGTATTACGTCGACCAGGACCGGTTCGATCACGTCGGTGCAGGCCGTGTACGTCCCTGCGGATGACTTGACCGACCCGTCGCCGGCTACGACCTTCGGCCACCTGGACGCAACCGTCGTGTTGTCGCGTGACATCGCTTCGCTGGGTATCTATCCGGCCGTGGACCCGCTCGATTCGACCTCGCGTCAGATCGACCCGAACGTGATCGGTGAAGAGCACTACTCGATCACGCGTGGCGTGCAGCAAACGCTGCAACGCTACAAGGAACTGCGCGACATTATCGCGATTCTGGGTATGGACGAACTGGCGCCGGAAGACAAGCTCGCCGTGGCGCGTGCGCGGAAGATCCAGCGTTTCCTGTCGCAGCCGTTCCATGTCGCCGAAGTATTCACGGGGACGCCGGGCAAATATGTATCGCTGAAGGAAACGATCCGTGGCTTCAAGATGATCGTCGACGGCGAATGCGACAGCCTGCCGGAGCAGGCGTTCTACATGGTCGGCAAGATCGACGAGGCTTTCGAAAAGGCCCGGAAAATGAAGTAAATCCGGGCCTGTGCAGGCGCCTGTTCCGGCTGCCTTATTTGACCTGCCTTATTCGGCCTGGGTCAGCGACACCGATGCTTCACTCGTCAGCGCGAGGAAGGTCAGCGTCTCGCGCAGATAGAGGCGCACTACCGTGTCGGTATGGCTCGAATAACCGATCGACAGCTCTTCGCCAAGGTGCAATTCGAAATCGCCGCCGCGCGTGGAGATTACGCTGCCGCCTGCCAGCGCGGGCGCCCAGATGACGTCGCCGCTCACAATCCGCTTGATGTGTTCGATGACCGGATAACCCTGATCGCGCGCCTCGGCGAGTGCCGTGTAGGCGTCGGCGCCAAGCAGCACGGAATAGGGACCGTCGACACCGGCAAGCCGCAGTTCTTCGAGCGCGTTGCTAATCGTGTTCGGATAAGCGGCAACGTCGGCCGGCAGCGCGAGCGCCGGGTTCGACGAGCCTTCGCGCAGGCCGCCGATACCCGCGGCCTTATAGCCGTCGAAAATCGCGCGATCTTCGGCGTAGGCGAGTTCTTTTGCGGCTTCCTTCGCGGGCTGCCAGTCAGCATCTTTTGCGCCACGCAAGACGCTGTCGATCGCTTCGCGCTGCAGTTCGAACGGCACGGTCAACTCGACAAGGCTCTTGACCTCGGACAGCTTCGCCACAACGCCCTGCTGCGGCGCGGTGATCGCGATCTGGTGCCCGGTGCCGACGCCGGATAGTTCGGTTCCGCCAGGACCCTTGACGTCAACCACGCGACGGCCGGCAACACTGCGCTTGAAGGTGCGAGCCACTTCGTCTTCGATCTGCGACCAGGCGGCATGAGAGATGGGGGCAAGCTCGCGATGCAGATTATTCATGTTGAGAGATTCCCTTGAGAGAGCCAATATTCAGCGAGCCGTCATGACGCGGCCCGGTGGATGAAGAGGAGTCGGGCGCTTGCGCGACAACGGCGGCAGTTTGCGGATCGCGATCCGCGAGCGCCTCGAGCAAGCTGGCCGACGGCACGAAGAAGAGGTTGCCCGTGACCGCGCGGCTGTAGTCGAGCAGCCGGTCGTAGTTGCCCGGCGGCCGCCCGACGAACATGTTTTCCATCATCTGCTCGATCGGTTCGGGCGAACGCGCATAGCCGATAAAGTAGGTGCCGAACTCGCCCATGCCGGGGCGCCCGAATGGCATGTTGTCGCGCAGGATCTTCACTTCCTCGCCGTTCTCGGTGATCGTGGTGAGCGAGCTGTGCGAACAGGTGGGTTTGACCGCTTCGTCGAGTTCGATATCGGACAGTTTCGTGCGGCCGATAATGCGCTCCTGGGTCTCGACCGAAAGCGCGTTCCAGCCGGTCATGTCGTGCAGGTACTTCTGCACGATGACGTAGCTGCCGGCCTCGAATTCCCGATCCTCGTCGCCGATAAGCGTGAAGTCCACGGCCTCGCGACCTTCCGGATTCTCGGTACCGTCGACGAAACCCACCATGCTGCGCAGATCGAAGTTGCGAAACCCGTGCACTTCTTCGATCACCGTGACCGCATCGCCAAGCCGTCCCGCCAGTTGCGTGGCGAGTTCGAAGCAGAGGTCCATCTGATCGGCGCGGATGTGCAGCAGGATATCCCCGGGCGTGCTCACGGCGCGGCGTTCGCCCGAGCCGAATTCGCGAAACGGATGCAGCGCCGCCGGGCGCGGCGCGCCGAACAGCGTGTCCCACACGTCGGAGCCGAAGCCGACCACGCACGACAGGTTGCCGGACGGGACGCGCTTGCCCACCGAGCGCACCAGGGCGGCAACGTCGCCGCACCACGCACGCACCTGTTCAGCGGGGTCCTGACCATCCTTGAGGGTCGCGACGATGAAGATCGCGCTACGGGTAATGTTATTACATACGGCTTGCGGTTCTGGGATGTCGTCTTTAGGCATCGGATTGATTATTGATAAACCGTCACGGATTCCAGGAATGGAGCGAATGCTTTCTGTTTGCTATACACCCGGGGATGTTATACCGCCGAGGCACTTTATGGAAAGTGCATGAAGGTCTTCAACGAGTTCGTACGCGCCTTGCGAGGGCGGAATGGCGGCTCGATAGCGTTTCGCGGGCTGAGCCAGCCGGCGTTGTGCCAATGCGGTGTGAGGCGTGATTGGGCGCCGATATGCTTCGACATTATTCTGTCGTCAATCTCTGCGTCTGTTTCGATACTTCATATTGGGTCTGACGGTCTTTTATTCTCCTGTCATACCGTTACCATCCGAACAGGCTTCGCTATTCTGGCCCAGAAGGCGACGCCAATTAATTCGCATTGCGAATGGAGGTTGAGTACGGTGAATCTGCTCGAAGCCATGCGCATCTACGTAAGGATGGTTGAACGCGGGAGTATTTCCGGCGCGGCGCGAGACCTCAATATCGGTCAGCCGGCCGCAAGCGAGCGCATCGAGCGGCTCGAGAAGTATCTGGGCTGCCGGCTTCTGCTGCGTAGCGCGCGCGCTTTCAATTGCACGCCTGAAGGGCTCACGTTCTACGAGCGCAGCAAGCGGATCCTGCATGCCGTGGAGCAGGCGGTCGCCGAGGTGTCGAACGACGGCGAGGAGCTCAAGGGCACGATTCGTATCGCGGCGCCGCACTGCTTCGGCGAAACGATCGTGCCGGAGGTGTTGACGCGGGTGCGTGAAACCTATCCGCAACTGGAGCTGGAACTGGTTCTGAACGACAGGATCGTCGATCTGGTGACGGAGGGCGTGGACATTTCATTTCGTCTTGGGCAACTGGGCGAAGGGGCCTTCATTGCCCGTCAGTTGGGTCAGGTTGGGCGCGTGCTGGTTGCCGCACCGGGTTATCTGGGCCGGCACGGTCCGATTGCCGAGCCGTCTGAACTGGTGAAGCATCCGTTCATCCGGGTGCAGGGCATGTTCGGCACGGACCAGTTGCCGCTCAGGCACGTCGCGACGGTGGTGGAGAGCGTGCCGATCCGCACCGCGATCAAGACGAGTCATTGGCGGCCGATGTATGAAATGATCCTCTCGGGTGCGGGCATCGGTGTGCTGGAAGAACCGGCGTGTGTCGAAGCGCTCGCGGACGGGCGGCTGGTTCGCATTCTGCCGGGTGTCGACCTGCCGCCATTGGAATTGAATCTCCTGAGTCAGACACAGCGCGAGGTCTCCACGCGGGTACGGCTGATTGTGACGATGCTAAACAACTGCACGCCGGACATTCTCGGTAGAGTGCGCGCGGACGTCGATGCTCACTTCGACCGATGCCATACATCGGAAATAAACCGATGGCACGCGCTGCGAAAATCACTATCTTTGATAGACACCGTCAGTGATACGAGGAGTTATCAAATGGCACAGCAATTGATTGTTGCAGTTTTCGACAGCGTGGACGTTGCCGAAAGAGCGGGCCGGGATTTCAGGAATTTTGAGGAAAAAGACCTTGGTTTCAAAATCGAGAGTGGCGTACTGGTTCAAAAGGATGCTACAGGTAAGCTGATTTTGCTCGACAAGCAGACCCGGCCGTTTTGGGGCACAGTGATCGGTGCGCTAACTGGCGGTCTGATCGGAATGCTCGGGGGGCCGGTCGGGTCGATCCTTGGCTTCACGATCGGGGCGAGCGGCGGATTGGCTGAGCACGCAATCAAGGACGCGTTCGATGACGACCTGGTCGCCGCGATAACCGGCAAACTGACCTCCGGCCATGTGGCGTTTATCCTCGAAGCGCAGGAAGCGTCACCGTTTGAAGTCGACAATATCGTGCTCGGTTATGGCGGCACCATTTTCCGCAAACCGCTACCCTGATCGCGGGCACCATGCAATCTTCAGGAGTAACCGGACATGACCGTATCGACCGACGAAGCTATCACCCGTGAAGCGATTGAAGGGCTTTATCGCGCCTTCGAGCAGAAAAGCGTCCCCTTGTTACGAAAGGTGGTGACCCCGGATTGGGAATATATTCCCGAGCCCGTCGGCGTGGCGCCAGGACCCGACCAGATGGTGCCCATATTCGCGAGCATTGCCACAGCGTTGCCGGATATAAAAATCGCGATTCTCGACGTGCTGATTCATGGGGACCGGGTAGGCGTTCGTGCGGAGATCAGCGGCACGCAAACCGGGGAGCTACTTGGCATTGCTGCCAGTTCCAGACACATCAGTTTCGCGATTCACTCTTTCCATCAGATGCGCGGAAGTCTGATCGCGAAGACGTGGCACCTGGAGGACTGGTTATCGGTATTCCGGCAGCTTGGGCAGTTGCCGCCCACGCTTGGACGGTCTTGAGTTGCGGCCGGTACGGACGCGTCAGCGCCGGGAAAAGTGTCAATGCGCGTGATGGATTGCTGCCGCGACCAGGAGATGAAACGGCAGCACGAGTAGTGCCGTGCCGCCGACGCCGAGCAGCCACAATGCAACAAACCATAGCAGACCGTGGCGCGGCGTCTCAGGGGTATCGCGGCTTGTCTGTGACATGGCGTGTCTCCTGCGGGCATGGGCGCGAATTTAATAACGACGCGGGCGCCTGTTCAGTGTGTTCGATTTATTCTAGGCGATCGAATGGTATAGAGCTATCTAAAACCAGACGAGCGAGGCGCGCCGAAGGATTGATCCTCGGCGCGCCTCGCTCTGCTTTAGCCGCACCAATGCATCAGAACCGATGCTGAATCCCCGCCGTCACACCCGTTTGCGTATCCGCCGCGCCGGTTAGATCGCGCGACAGGCTGACCGCGTTGCCATGCTTGGCCATTGCATAACCGCCCGCCATATACAGCACGGTTCGCTTTGACAACGCGTACTGCCCGCGCAGTGAGATCAGCGTCGGATCGGCGTCGCTCGCATCCTTGATGTCCTGATGATAGACCGCGGCAAACAGCGAGAAGAACGGCGTCACGTCGTATTGACCGCCAAGCCAGTACATATCGCTGCGCAACGTCGGCGCGGCGGTGTGGAAGGTGCGCCGATAGTTGCGATAGCCGGCCATCGCCTTCACCGCGCCGAAGTCATAACTCAAGCCCGCGTGAATGCCCTGGATGTAGTTGGTGGTGTCCGCGGGCGTCACGCTGTCGTTGGCGCCGTTCTGCCGGTCGAACGTGGCGACCACGGCGAATGGACCATTCTCGTAGCCCAGGCCGAAGTCATACTTCGAGCTCGACTTCATGCTGCCCGGCACGTTACCGAAGCCGTACATGGCGCCGAATTTGAAGCCGGAGAATGTGCCGTCATAGCGCACGGAATTGGCCGAACGCGAGAACAAACCGTCCTTGCGGCCACCCGTCGCCGTGGATGAGGTCGCCCACGAGTAGTTCGGTGCGTAACCCATCGGGTCGAACTGCAGCATGTAGTCATAGGTGGTCGTGAAATTGCGGCCGAGCGTGATTTGCCCGAAGCGGTTTTTCAGGCCGATCGTGGCGCGGCGGTCGAAGATCGCGCCGGGGCCGTCGTCGAACTGACCGTTCGCAATGTTGATACCGCTTTCCAACTGAAAGACCGCCTTCAGGCCGCCGCCCAGATCCTCGACGCCACGCAGGCCCCAGCGCGAAGTGTTCTTGCCGCCGGACACGAGACGCGCGGCGCCACCGTCCTTGCTCGCGTGATTCACATACTCGACGCCTGCGTCGACGATGCCGTACAAGGTCACGCTCGATTGCGCATGTGCCGTTGCTGCAAATCCGGCGAGGCCGGCGCAGGTCACGCCAAGGGTTGCCTTCTTCATACTCCACTTCATCAACAGTCTCCTGTGCTTGGTTTTTTTACTTCGGTTGGGGATGCGGTGCTGCCAGGTCCATCGACACGTGTTAGCTCGCCTGCGCGAACGCCCAGCAGTCGTTGGCGGGAAATTCAATCCAGTGACGGCCGGCCGCGCGCGGTACGTGGCCGAAGGCACGCAGGCGCAGATCGCCGCAATGGAACAGGTATTCCCAGCGGTCGCCGAGATACATCGAGGTAATCAGATCGGCCTCGAGGCGGTTCGCGCCCGGACCATCGGCGACCTGCACACGCTCGAGGCGAATCACGGCCTGCGCGTTTTGCCCGGCGCTGAGCGCTTCGCGCGCCTGCGCCTGCAATTGCCAGCCGTCACCGGCCAGCGTCACGCGTTCGCCGTCGACCGCGGCCACGCGCGCGTCGATGCGGTTATTGCTGCCCATGAACTCGGCGGTATAGAGCGAGCGGGGCGCACCATACAGTTCGGCTGGCGTGCCTTCCTGTTCGATGCGCCCGTTGCGCAGCAGCAGGATGCGATCGGACATCGCCATCGCCTCCGTCTGGTCGTGCGTGACGCACAACGCGGACAAACCCAGCGAAACGATCAGTTCGCGCAACCAGGCGCGCGCTTCTTCACGCAGCTTGGCGTCGAGATTCGACAGCGGTTCGTCGAGCAGAATGACGGGCGGGTTGTAGACCAGCGCACGCGCAATCGCCACACGCTGCTGCTGGCCGCCGGAAAGCTGATACGGATAACGCGCGGCGAGATGGCCGAGGCCGAGCTGGTCGAGCGCGGACTGCACGCGTTTTTTCTGCTCAGCGGCCGATACGCGCCGCAACTTCAATCCATAGCCGACGTTGTCCGCCACGGTGCGATGCGGCCATAGCGCATACGACTGAAACACGAGGCCGAGCGAGCGTTGTTCGACCGGCAGATCGACTTGAGCGGTACCGTCGAAGAACACCTTGCCGTCCAGTTCGATACGGCCCGAGGAGGGCTGCTCGAGTCCCGCGACCGCACGCAGCAGGGTGGTCTTGCCGCTGCCCGACGCGCCGAGCAGGCACACCACTTCGCCGGGGTTCAGGTCGAACGACACACCCTTCAGGATCGGGTTGTCGCCATAGCTGAGAAACAGGTTGTCGACCGAGAGCTTATCCATGCAATTTCACTCCGAAGCGCAGGGCGACGCCGAGTCCGACGCCGACCATCGCGATGTTGATGACAGAAAGCGCCGCGACCTGATCGACCGCGCCGGTCGCCCACAGCGACACCAGCAGTGCGCCGATCACTTCAGTGCCGGGCGAGAGCAGATAGACGGCGGTCGAGTATTCGCGCTCGAAAATCATGAAAATCAGCAGCCATGCCGCGAGCAGGCCGAAGCGCACGAGTGGCAGCGTCACATCGAGACTGACGCGCGCGCGGGTTCCGCCGACGCTGCGGCCTGCTTCTTCGAGTTCGGGTCCGACTTGCAGCAGTGCGCTT containing:
- the atpD gene encoding F0F1 ATP synthase subunit beta, coding for MVEGKIVQCIGAVIDVEFPPGHIPKIYDALVLEGSGLTLEVQQQLGDGVVRTICLGSSDGLRRGLMVKNTGHPISVPVGKATLGRIMDVLGRPIDEAGPIDSEHTRSIHQKAPAFEELSPSTELLETGIKVIDLICPFAKGGKVGLFGGAGVGKTVNMMELINNIAKEHGGYSVFAGVGERTREGNDFYHEMKDSNVLDKVTLVYGQMNEPPGNRLRVALTGLTIAEYFRDEGLDVLFFVDNIYRFTLAGTEVSALLGRMPSAVGYQPTLAEEMGKLQERITSTRTGSITSVQAVYVPADDLTDPSPATTFGHLDATVVLSRDIASLGIYPAVDPLDSTSRQIDPNVIGEEHYSITRGVQQTLQRYKELRDIIAILGMDELAPEDKLAVARARKIQRFLSQPFHVAEVFTGTPGKYVSLKETIRGFKMIVDGECDSLPEQAFYMVGKIDEAFEKARKMK
- a CDS encoding family 1 encapsulin nanocompartment shell protein codes for the protein MNNLHRELAPISHAAWSQIEDEVARTFKRSVAGRRVVDVKGPGGTELSGVGTGHQIAITAPQQGVVAKLSEVKSLVELTVPFELQREAIDSVLRGAKDADWQPAKEAAKELAYAEDRAIFDGYKAAGIGGLREGSSNPALALPADVAAYPNTISNALEELRLAGVDGPYSVLLGADAYTALAEARDQGYPVIEHIKRIVSGDVIWAPALAGGSVISTRGGDFELHLGEELSIGYSSHTDTVVRLYLRETLTFLALTSEASVSLTQAE
- a CDS encoding Dyp-type peroxidase, translating into MPKDDIPEPQAVCNNITRSAIFIVATLKDGQDPAEQVRAWCGDVAALVRSVGKRVPSGNLSCVVGFGSDVWDTLFGAPRPAALHPFREFGSGERRAVSTPGDILLHIRADQMDLCFELATQLAGRLGDAVTVIEEVHGFRNFDLRSMVGFVDGTENPEGREAVDFTLIGDEDREFEAGSYVIVQKYLHDMTGWNALSVETQERIIGRTKLSDIELDEAVKPTCSHSSLTTITENGEEVKILRDNMPFGRPGMGEFGTYFIGYARSPEPIEQMMENMFVGRPPGNYDRLLDYSRAVTGNLFFVPSASLLEALADRDPQTAAVVAQAPDSSSSTGPRHDGSLNIGSLKGISQHE
- a CDS encoding ester cyclase, with protein sequence MTVSTDEAITREAIEGLYRAFEQKSVPLLRKVVTPDWEYIPEPVGVAPGPDQMVPIFASIATALPDIKIAILDVLIHGDRVGVRAEISGTQTGELLGIAASSRHISFAIHSFHQMRGSLIAKTWHLEDWLSVFRQLGQLPPTLGRS
- a CDS encoding porin — protein: MKWSMKKATLGVTCAGLAGFAATAHAQSSVTLYGIVDAGVEYVNHASKDGGAARLVSGGKNTSRWGLRGVEDLGGGLKAVFQLESGINIANGQFDDGPGAIFDRRATIGLKNRFGQITLGRNFTTTYDYMLQFDPMGYAPNYSWATSSTATGGRKDGLFSRSANSVRYDGTFSGFKFGAMYGFGNVPGSMKSSSKYDFGLGYENGPFAVVATFDRQNGANDSVTPADTTNYIQGIHAGLSYDFGAVKAMAGYRNYRRTFHTAAPTLRSDMYWLGGQYDVTPFFSLFAAVYHQDIKDASDADPTLISLRGQYALSKRTVLYMAGGYAMAKHGNAVSLSRDLTGAADTQTGVTAGIQHRF
- a CDS encoding ABC transporter ATP-binding protein, which translates into the protein MDKLSVDNLFLSYGDNPILKGVSFDLNPGEVVCLLGASGSGKTTLLRAVAGLEQPSSGRIELDGKVFFDGTAQVDLPVEQRSLGLVFQSYALWPHRTVADNVGYGLKLRRVSAAEQKKRVQSALDQLGLGHLAARYPYQLSGGQQQRVAIARALVYNPPVILLDEPLSNLDAKLREEARAWLRELIVSLGLSALCVTHDQTEAMAMSDRILLLRNGRIEQEGTPAELYGAPRSLYTAEFMGSNNRIDARVAAVDGERVTLAGDGWQLQAQAREALSAGQNAQAVIRLERVQVADGPGANRLEADLITSMYLGDRWEYLFHCGDLRLRAFGHVPRAAGRHWIEFPANDCWAFAQAS